The nucleotide window TGCATTTCAGCCAATGATAAGCACCCATCCATTTAGTGCTTTTTATCAAAAGTGGATCAGATGAGAGGGGAGATTGAGTGAACCATTCATCTCAAGACATAGACGAAGTCATCGCATACATTCATGACTATATCAATGAACCACTACCGCTTACCCGCTTAGCCCGCTATGCAGCGTACAGCCCATATCATTTTTCGCGCCTTTTTAAACAAAAGACAGGTCTATCGCCACATTATTATGTATCCTCATTAAAACTTCAAAGAGCGAAAGACTTGTTATTAACGACAGATTTAACTGTTCGTGATATAGGTATGGAAATTGGTCAGCAAAGCTTAGGAACCTTTACGACTCGCTTCACTGAAAAAGTTGGGATGACACCGGCGCAATTTAGAAAATCTCCTGTAAAAGTAAGTGGTTATTTACAATCGTTGAAACAGCTTCCTCATTGGTCGCAACAATCTCACGTTGATTGTCAATGGAATAAAGTCGAAGGAACAATTGAAGCGGAAAGTTCTTTTCGTGGCGTTATTTTAATTGGGTTATTTACAAAGCCAATCCCCGAAGGTCTACCTCAATATGGGACATTGCTTTCCTCATTGGGGCGATTCGCATTTAATGATGTTCGACCAGGCGTCTATTATTTAATGGCTACTGCTCTATTTTGGGAGATGGCTGCTACGGACATACTCGTCCCCCATCAAACTTTGCGTGTGAAAGCTGAGCAGCCGATTCGTGTTGGAACAAAACTGGCCGTCCCCTACCAACGTCTTAAACTCCGAGGTCCGCGCCTTGATGATCCGCCTATTCTCATTTCTTTGCCGATTTTGATGAAGAAATTTTTAATCCGATTGACATGAGTTAATTTCATAAGTCCCTTTTTAAAAAAAGTGTAGAGTAGTCCCTTGGTGTTTTACATGTTTTTTTAAAATATATCGTGCTTTAATTCACGCTGCCTTGGACATTTGTTCTGCTTTCATCTTTTT belongs to Litoribacterium kuwaitense and includes:
- a CDS encoding helix-turn-helix domain-containing protein, translated to MNHSSQDIDEVIAYIHDYINEPLPLTRLARYAAYSPYHFSRLFKQKTGLSPHYYVSSLKLQRAKDLLLTTDLTVRDIGMEIGQQSLGTFTTRFTEKVGMTPAQFRKSPVKVSGYLQSLKQLPHWSQQSHVDCQWNKVEGTIEAESSFRGVILIGLFTKPIPEGLPQYGTLLSSLGRFAFNDVRPGVYYLMATALFWEMAATDILVPHQTLRVKAEQPIRVGTKLAVPYQRLKLRGPRLDDPPILISLPILMKKFLIRLT